One stretch of Candidatus Bathyarchaeia archaeon DNA includes these proteins:
- a CDS encoding oligosaccharide flippase family protein, with product MDKARDMGKSSATGSFQLLIGVVGSTVILALGTLILNTLLTRDELGIYSVALIPVSMINYFRDWGVNSAMTKQIASLRAAGREAEIHDVLVSGVLFELISGTVLSLICFGLANFLAAFLKMPETGPLIAVMSLSIFASAVIAATGSIFVGFERMNLNSLSTILQAVVKTALGPVLVILGFSVFGAIMGTVISYAAGAAISMALVYFILFRPIQKFKVGKTEIKKTLKGMLSYGTPLMVSNMVVGLLPLVFAFLMAPIAGAALMGDYYAATYFSVVLTFITVPISTALFPTFAKVDPQKEPQLLKTVFASSVKYTAIIIVPATMILMTLANPLVNTLWPGKFPFAPLFLSLSVILNLYAAAGQISLGTLMIGLGETRWLMIQSLLSLALSLPIVAYLLIFSETINPLTGALIGIGGILFSNLPGMIWGLSWIWKRYGAKADFGSSAKIFAASIFAAVVTYLFLGVSNLSPIVGLVAGFFLFFLLYLGSAPLIGAINQGDVDNLRGMFSGLGLFSKILEIPLRLVEIPLSLRNKKNQGFIQESEKTHTNAPTDANSK from the coding sequence ATGGATAAAGCTCGGGACATGGGCAAATCTTCCGCTACTGGAAGTTTTCAGCTGCTCATCGGAGTGGTCGGCTCCACCGTTATTTTGGCTTTAGGAACCCTCATTTTAAACACGCTTTTGACCCGTGACGAGCTAGGCATATACAGCGTCGCCTTAATTCCCGTCTCCATGATTAATTACTTCCGCGACTGGGGCGTCAACTCCGCCATGACCAAACAAATAGCCAGCCTCCGAGCCGCAGGAAGAGAAGCCGAAATACACGATGTCCTTGTCTCGGGCGTGCTTTTTGAGTTAATCAGCGGCACCGTGTTATCCCTGATTTGTTTTGGGCTTGCCAACTTCTTAGCAGCCTTCCTAAAGATGCCTGAAACCGGACCATTAATTGCGGTTATGTCCTTGTCGATTTTTGCCAGCGCAGTCATCGCCGCAACGGGCTCAATATTTGTTGGGTTCGAAAGAATGAACCTAAACAGTCTATCAACTATACTCCAAGCAGTGGTCAAGACAGCTTTGGGTCCTGTCCTTGTGATTTTGGGGTTCAGCGTGTTTGGCGCCATAATGGGCACCGTTATATCTTATGCCGCAGGGGCAGCCATCAGCATGGCACTCGTGTACTTCATATTATTCAGACCCATCCAAAAATTCAAAGTGGGCAAAACCGAAATTAAAAAGACCCTCAAAGGCATGTTATCTTACGGCACGCCCTTAATGGTTTCCAACATGGTGGTGGGTCTTCTGCCGCTGGTTTTTGCGTTTCTGATGGCACCCATCGCGGGGGCAGCGTTAATGGGTGACTATTACGCAGCAACATACTTTAGCGTAGTTTTAACCTTCATCACCGTGCCAATTTCAACGGCGTTGTTTCCCACCTTCGCCAAGGTTGACCCCCAAAAGGAGCCCCAACTACTCAAAACGGTTTTTGCCTCCTCCGTAAAATACACTGCCATAATCATTGTTCCCGCAACCATGATTCTGATGACACTGGCAAACCCCCTAGTCAACACGCTTTGGCCCGGAAAGTTTCCGTTTGCCCCGTTGTTTTTGTCGCTTTCCGTCATACTGAACCTGTATGCGGCGGCGGGACAAATCAGTTTAGGAACTTTGATGATTGGGTTAGGTGAGACACGGTGGTTAATGATTCAGAGTTTGCTGTCTTTGGCCTTGAGCTTGCCAATAGTTGCGTATTTGCTGATTTTCTCGGAGACAATAAACCCACTGACGGGAGCGTTAATTGGCATCGGGGGAATTCTGTTTTCCAACTTGCCGGGAATGATTTGGGGGTTAAGTTGGATTTGGAAACGCTACGGAGCAAAAGCCGATTTTGGGTCTTCCGCGAAAATTTTTGCTGCGTCAATCTTTGCAGCGGTCGTTACATACCTTTTTCTGGGTGTCTCCAACCTATCTCCCATAGTGGGGCTTGTGGCGGGTTTCTTTTTGTTCTTCTTGTTATACCTGGGAAGCGCCCCGCTCATTGGAGCCATAAACCAAGGAGATGTGGATAACCTGCGAGGCATGTTTTCGGGTTTAGGCTTATTCTCTAAGATTTTAGAAATTCCGCTACGACTTGTAGAGATTCCGTTGAGCTTGCGTAACAAGAAAAATCAAGGGTTCATACAGGAATCAGAAAAGACACATACCAACGCTCCTACAGATGCAAACAGCAAATAA
- a CDS encoding DUF1616 domain-containing protein, with the protein MNVVQYKTVLCVATFVVALFVASPAIEQLTVFPSRDSFSELGLLGPQHIAADYPSAVTANQDYSVFLEVGNQLGYAAYYMIQVKLQNKTQFDTNTPTDSLYNTTVFVANQQTTDIPLTFSIDYSYNQTLSQVNLSQVSFNGFSSKLETNPFAWEPEKVSNVSYLVFELWLYNTTLGDFENHKRSVNLMLTIP; encoded by the coding sequence ATGAACGTAGTTCAGTATAAAACGGTTCTTTGTGTCGCCACGTTTGTGGTGGCGTTGTTTGTTGCGTCTCCTGCAATTGAGCAGTTGACTGTTTTCCCTTCGAGGGATTCGTTTAGTGAACTTGGGCTTTTGGGTCCGCAACATATCGCCGCTGACTATCCTTCAGCCGTCACAGCAAACCAGGACTACTCGGTGTTTTTGGAAGTGGGAAACCAATTGGGATACGCAGCGTACTACATGATTCAAGTCAAGCTTCAAAATAAAACCCAGTTTGACACCAACACGCCAACTGATTCCCTGTATAACACCACGGTGTTTGTCGCTAATCAACAAACCACCGACATCCCCCTCACCTTCAGCATCGATTACAGTTATAACCAAACCCTCTCCCAAGTGAACCTTAGCCAAGTCAGCTTCAACGGTTTCTCAAGCAAGTTGGAAACCAACCCGTTTGCGTGGGAACCCGAAAAAGTCAGCAATGTAAGCTATTTGGTTTTTGAACTTTGGCTCTACAACACAACCTTGGGCGACTTTGAAAATCACAAGCGTTCAGTGAACTTGATGTTGACAATACCGTAA
- a CDS encoding winged helix-turn-helix domain-containing protein — protein sequence MNYRDKLDIIADILTAASKNAKRTQIMYQANLSYRVLIKYLDEVVASSLISFNQDQQHYVLTEKGKEFLTAYKNYAKSSKYAEKRLEEVRKKKDELEELCKTPVGSN from the coding sequence GTGAATTATAGGGATAAGCTGGACATCATCGCGGATATTCTAACCGCAGCCAGCAAAAACGCCAAACGAACCCAAATTATGTATCAAGCTAACCTGAGTTATCGCGTTTTGATAAAATACTTAGATGAAGTTGTGGCGTCTTCGCTGATTTCGTTTAACCAAGACCAACAACACTACGTGCTCACCGAGAAAGGCAAAGAATTCTTAACAGCCTACAAAAACTACGCTAAAAGCAGCAAATACGCCGAAAAACGCCTTGAAGAAGTCCGAAAAAAGAAAGACGAGCTGGAAGAGCTATGCAAGACCCCTGTGGGTTCAAATTAG
- a CDS encoding CBS domain-containing protein produces MMSPVSVEDVYSTTFYTVNENETLSTCLEMFKKKTPPVLAVLDDKDKYVGVISRRWIVRARLDPATTKVKSLMRPAPKVELNQSLSKVARLMIQSGVRQLPVFEKDRLLGFVTDEDIIHGAVTQEWGTTPVEQIMTKAPFSIDTVRSVGAVLSLFREHDISHVPVVEEGKVVGLISTQDIIENVFQPNQRQTLGDIKGEKIQVLSIPAKGVMTSPVVTVTPETSLKDAESKMHNFNVHCLVTLAKERLVGIVTKLDFLEPISQMEDLDRRLTIQFASKGAIIGENAQGFMMGEFDSFARKYKELLESGTLFVYMKLHGTNHKGQPLIHCRLQLRTVKGIRGFFTASAEGFGVEPTFRVALDRLDKRILRSKELSFDPTYAREYLRGYGFPSEEF; encoded by the coding sequence ATGATGAGTCCAGTTTCTGTGGAAGACGTCTATTCAACAACGTTTTACACCGTTAATGAAAACGAAACGTTGTCGACTTGTTTGGAGATGTTTAAAAAGAAAACTCCACCCGTTTTAGCCGTACTTGACGACAAAGACAAATATGTTGGTGTTATCTCACGGAGATGGATTGTCCGCGCAAGACTTGACCCTGCCACAACCAAAGTTAAGTCCCTGATGCGTCCTGCACCTAAAGTGGAGCTTAATCAATCCTTGAGTAAGGTAGCTCGGCTTATGATACAAAGCGGCGTGCGGCAGCTTCCTGTTTTTGAAAAGGACAGGCTTTTGGGTTTTGTCACTGACGAAGATATTATTCATGGAGCCGTAACTCAAGAGTGGGGCACCACGCCTGTTGAGCAGATTATGACCAAAGCGCCCTTTTCTATTGATACTGTCCGCTCGGTGGGGGCAGTTCTGAGCCTATTTCGGGAGCATGACATCAGTCACGTGCCTGTAGTAGAAGAGGGCAAAGTTGTTGGTTTAATCAGCACTCAGGACATCATTGAAAATGTCTTCCAGCCTAATCAACGCCAAACTTTGGGGGATATTAAAGGTGAAAAGATTCAGGTTCTTAGTATTCCTGCGAAAGGTGTCATGACAAGCCCCGTTGTAACCGTGACCCCTGAAACGTCGCTGAAAGATGCGGAAAGTAAAATGCATAACTTTAACGTTCATTGCCTTGTTACTTTAGCTAAAGAGCGGCTGGTAGGTATAGTGACTAAACTGGACTTTTTGGAGCCCATCAGCCAGATGGAAGACCTTGACCGACGCCTCACCATACAGTTCGCATCCAAAGGCGCCATAATTGGCGAAAACGCGCAGGGTTTCATGATGGGCGAATTTGACAGTTTTGCCCGCAAATACAAGGAACTTTTGGAGTCAGGCACCTTGTTTGTTTACATGAAACTGCACGGAACCAACCACAAAGGACAGCCGTTAATCCACTGCCGCCTACAACTGCGTACCGTGAAGGGCATCCGCGGCTTCTTCACCGCTTCCGCTGAAGGCTTTGGCGTGGAGCCCACCTTCCGTGTTGCGTTGGATCGGCTGGATAAGCGGATTCTGAGAAGCAAGGAACTCTCCTTTGACCCCACCTACGCAAGGGAGTACCTTAGAGGTTACGGGTTCCCCTCCGAGGAATTCTAA
- a CDS encoding dihydroorotate dehydrogenase electron transfer subunit — protein sequence MSAYATKLNTVRTTPIINVKDETETVKTYTLQDELCAKAKPGQFLMLWIPGIDEIPLSILNAGNGEVQVSVRAVGDATRHLHTMKTGDRLGVRGPFGTCFTETRGRALLVGGGTGTAPLLFLAKRLAAKAERLSFIVGAKTKNELVFLNELDALCTDESAISTTEDGSYGLQCLATDPIEKLVDSQKFSMIYTCGPEKMMRKIVDIAEKRKVALEASLERVMRCGIGLCGSCMIGKYRVCRDGPVFTLAQLREMKNELGISRLGFDGSRIEV from the coding sequence TTGTCGGCTTATGCCACCAAGCTTAACACCGTAAGAACCACCCCCATCATAAACGTTAAAGACGAAACCGAAACCGTCAAAACCTACACCTTACAAGACGAACTGTGCGCCAAAGCCAAACCAGGCCAGTTCCTGATGCTCTGGATACCGGGCATCGACGAAATCCCCCTCAGCATTCTTAACGCAGGCAACGGAGAAGTGCAGGTTAGCGTCCGTGCAGTGGGCGACGCCACACGACACCTGCACACCATGAAAACTGGCGATCGACTAGGCGTGCGGGGACCCTTTGGCACCTGCTTTACCGAAACCCGCGGCAGAGCCCTCTTAGTCGGAGGAGGCACAGGCACCGCGCCCTTGCTGTTTTTGGCAAAACGCTTAGCAGCAAAAGCGGAGCGGCTAAGCTTTATTGTGGGCGCTAAAACCAAAAACGAACTCGTATTCCTCAACGAACTGGACGCGTTATGCACCGATGAAAGCGCTATCTCCACCACCGAAGACGGCAGCTACGGGCTTCAATGCCTCGCCACCGACCCCATCGAGAAGCTGGTGGACAGCCAAAAATTCAGCATGATTTACACCTGTGGACCCGAAAAAATGATGCGTAAAATTGTGGACATAGCCGAAAAACGCAAGGTTGCCCTGGAAGCCAGCTTAGAGAGGGTTATGCGGTGCGGCATCGGATTGTGTGGAAGCTGCATGATTGGCAAATACCGCGTCTGCCGCGACGGACCCGTTTTCACGCTGGCACAGCTGAGAGAGATGAAAAACGAGCTGGGCATATCAAGATTGGGGTTTGATGGCAGCCGCATCGAAGTCTAA
- a CDS encoding dihydroorotate dehydrogenase gives MSNLLSTNIAQLQLKTPTALASGILGYTAESLQLAAKGGAGTVVTKSVGVNPRPGYPNPTVVQAKNALINAVGLPNPGINQYTEEITYSKTLLKVPLIVSVFGYTAEEYALVSQKAADAGADAVELNVSCPHVKYTGSEIGQNPKLLTEVICKVKAATQKPVIVKLSPNVTDITELAKAAEKAGADALTVVNTVRAVVIDIETQTPILSNVRGGMSGPAVKPIALRCVYDVFEAVKLPIFGCGGITNWKDAVEFFLAGASAVQVGTAVASEEPSVFQAINRGVTSYLKRKGYRSVKEIVGLCHQA, from the coding sequence TTGAGCAACTTATTATCCACAAACATAGCCCAGTTACAGCTCAAAACCCCAACCGCCCTAGCCTCAGGCATACTGGGATACACCGCCGAATCCCTCCAGCTAGCCGCAAAAGGCGGCGCAGGAACCGTCGTCACCAAATCCGTCGGCGTCAACCCCCGCCCAGGCTACCCCAACCCCACCGTCGTCCAAGCCAAAAACGCCCTCATAAACGCCGTCGGACTCCCAAACCCCGGCATAAACCAATACACCGAAGAAATCACCTACTCCAAAACCCTCCTCAAAGTCCCCCTTATCGTAAGCGTTTTCGGCTACACCGCCGAAGAATACGCACTGGTTTCCCAAAAAGCAGCCGACGCCGGAGCCGACGCCGTGGAACTCAACGTTTCCTGCCCCCACGTCAAATACACAGGCTCCGAAATCGGACAAAACCCCAAACTGCTCACTGAAGTCATCTGCAAAGTCAAAGCCGCTACACAAAAACCCGTCATCGTGAAGCTCTCCCCTAACGTTACCGACATCACTGAACTGGCAAAAGCCGCCGAAAAAGCAGGAGCCGACGCCCTAACCGTGGTCAACACCGTCCGCGCCGTAGTCATAGACATAGAAACCCAAACCCCCATTCTAAGCAACGTGCGGGGCGGCATGTCAGGACCAGCCGTCAAACCCATCGCCCTGCGGTGCGTCTACGACGTGTTCGAAGCCGTAAAATTGCCCATTTTCGGATGCGGCGGCATCACCAACTGGAAGGATGCAGTGGAGTTTTTCCTTGCAGGCGCCTCAGCTGTGCAGGTCGGCACCGCCGTAGCCTCAGAGGAGCCAAGCGTGTTTCAAGCCATTAACCGTGGAGTAACCAGTTACCTTAAACGTAAAGGATATCGGAGTGTGAAAGAAATTGTCGGCTTATGCCACCAAGCTTAA
- a CDS encoding radical SAM protein, producing the protein MANNTLGTKIVLTASATEMSEYGNSQFTAFVGGFASGPVPRWVCQKFLYPPIERNGDGKAKVAPYGLRKVEALLLANGFSPSEVAVVHPNDLSQFIGSKTKAVGISSMDPLGMGYVSKTYSSLIGGGEPMNAVEFKNLAKHPAILRYKPKVIVGGFGSWQLERKHLTRDYGVDCLVMGPGQEGVLEAFQKAVAGEALPQRIRSPSKVDEEYPEIRHAAIHGAVEISKGCGRNCQFCTPTVLKKVDTPLEKIVSEVEVTAREQGEKGAHITLVTEDLFLYGAKDKTFVPNEEAVIKLVRSVAAVPNVHAIQPSHMSLAPVVCKPDMIRQIAEVLIEHSWYNHTGNPIVTGEPGSETGSGRLMKKYMGGKMLPYKPDQWQEIVTQAFGILNDNDWYPLATLIVGLPDETEADVADTMDLMDDLRGFNAFYVPLFFVPLEDCLLMNRQGTEVDSLTKMRWEFLTRCWEYNVRIWRKTFLGNRITNPTLLSVFDHGAIMVAAKVAQKYYKWSGDQEFADALWKLANCN; encoded by the coding sequence ATGGCGAACAATACACTAGGAACAAAAATAGTGTTAACTGCGTCCGCCACAGAGATGAGTGAATACGGCAACAGCCAATTCACTGCTTTTGTAGGTGGATTCGCAAGCGGGCCCGTCCCCCGATGGGTATGCCAAAAGTTTTTGTATCCTCCAATTGAACGCAACGGCGACGGCAAGGCAAAAGTTGCCCCCTACGGGTTGCGTAAGGTGGAGGCGCTGCTTTTAGCAAACGGCTTTTCTCCATCCGAAGTTGCAGTGGTGCACCCAAACGATTTATCCCAATTCATTGGATCTAAAACCAAAGCCGTGGGCATATCGTCCATGGACCCGTTAGGCATGGGGTATGTCAGCAAAACTTACTCGTCGCTTATCGGCGGCGGAGAACCCATGAACGCCGTTGAGTTCAAAAATCTTGCCAAACACCCCGCCATACTGCGTTACAAACCCAAAGTTATCGTGGGCGGTTTTGGTAGCTGGCAGTTGGAGCGGAAACATTTGACGCGCGATTATGGCGTGGACTGCCTTGTGATGGGTCCCGGGCAGGAGGGCGTTTTGGAGGCTTTTCAAAAAGCGGTTGCGGGCGAGGCTTTGCCGCAGCGGATTCGTTCACCCAGCAAGGTTGACGAGGAGTACCCTGAGATTAGGCATGCGGCGATTCATGGGGCGGTGGAAATCAGCAAAGGCTGTGGCAGAAACTGTCAATTTTGCACGCCTACAGTGCTAAAAAAGGTGGATACGCCGCTGGAGAAGATAGTTTCAGAAGTAGAGGTTACGGCGCGCGAACAAGGAGAGAAGGGCGCCCACATAACGTTGGTGACTGAGGATTTGTTCCTTTACGGCGCCAAAGACAAAACGTTTGTGCCCAACGAGGAAGCCGTTATCAAACTCGTGCGCAGTGTTGCAGCGGTTCCCAACGTGCACGCGATTCAGCCCAGCCACATGTCTCTTGCGCCTGTGGTTTGCAAGCCAGACATGATACGGCAAATCGCTGAAGTCCTAATCGAGCACAGCTGGTATAACCATACCGGCAACCCCATCGTGACTGGCGAGCCGGGCAGCGAAACGGGTAGCGGGCGGCTTATGAAGAAATACATGGGCGGCAAAATGTTGCCCTACAAGCCTGACCAATGGCAAGAAATCGTCACGCAGGCTTTCGGCATCCTTAACGATAATGACTGGTATCCGTTGGCGACTTTGATTGTGGGGTTGCCTGACGAAACCGAAGCCGACGTAGCCGACACCATGGATTTGATGGATGATTTGCGGGGATTCAATGCGTTCTATGTGCCGTTGTTTTTTGTTCCGTTAGAGGACTGTTTGCTGATGAACCGGCAGGGCACCGAAGTGGACTCGCTGACCAAAATGCGCTGGGAGTTTCTCACCCGCTGCTGGGAGTACAACGTGCGGATTTGGCGCAAAACCTTCTTAGGCAACAGGATAACTAATCCGACACTTTTGAGCGTCTTTGACCACGGCGCCATCATGGTTGCCGCCAAAGTTGCCCAAAAATACTACAAATGGAGTGGCGACCAAGAGTTTGCTGACGCCCTCTGGAAACTTGCAAACTGCAACTGA
- a CDS encoding UbiA family prenyltransferase produces the protein MFHKRLSNMRLASGGMLREAKGFAQFISVERGLMLFMISVGTVFLTAGTLDWSAALYLGVTVFCIWSAVDAINNVCDVDLDVLSDPHRAQFTKRLGKMGLLIVGAFTAISLALGAVTMIPYVVLFVALGLLFGVLYSVPPFRLRKTAYKPLVNFTVGAVPVLIVASFFEVFSARVVSLAMLIGATTAINSLWEDLADFASDFNSGSRTVPIIFGFRKGLLITIVMGYAMLPMMVFVGILFQLAWVYYASLLGLAMFITLRLVQKRVTLFQDQKTDTKKLHKLGEVLAKDFVIIAIVFTLSLMISSLIKINPTFF, from the coding sequence TTGTTTCATAAACGCTTAAGTAACATGCGGCTCGCTTCAGGGGGCATGCTTCGGGAAGCCAAGGGCTTTGCCCAGTTCATCAGCGTCGAGCGCGGCTTGATGCTTTTCATGATATCCGTCGGCACCGTGTTCCTCACCGCCGGAACCCTTGACTGGAGCGCAGCATTATACCTTGGCGTGACGGTTTTTTGCATTTGGAGTGCGGTTGATGCTATAAACAATGTCTGTGACGTGGATTTGGATGTGCTCTCCGATCCCCACCGTGCACAATTCACCAAGCGACTGGGCAAAATGGGCTTGCTCATCGTGGGCGCCTTCACCGCAATCTCCCTCGCACTGGGCGCAGTAACCATGATTCCCTACGTGGTACTCTTTGTCGCGTTAGGGCTGCTCTTTGGCGTACTCTACTCGGTTCCGCCTTTCCGCCTCCGCAAAACCGCCTACAAACCCCTCGTCAACTTCACCGTTGGCGCCGTCCCCGTCCTCATTGTGGCGTCGTTTTTTGAAGTGTTTTCGGCGCGCGTGGTTTCGCTGGCTATGCTTATCGGCGCAACAACAGCCATAAACAGCCTCTGGGAAGACCTTGCCGACTTCGCCTCCGACTTCAACAGCGGCTCGCGAACGGTGCCGATTATCTTTGGCTTCCGCAAAGGGCTCCTCATAACCATCGTTATGGGGTACGCGATGCTTCCGATGATGGTTTTCGTGGGCATCCTCTTCCAGCTCGCCTGGGTCTACTACGCCTCACTGCTGGGGCTGGCAATGTTCATCACGCTACGACTGGTACAAAAACGCGTCACACTGTTCCAAGACCAAAAAACCGACACCAAAAAACTTCACAAACTTGGCGAAGTACTGGCAAAAGACTTTGTAATAATCGCTATAGTGTTTACGCTGAGTTTAATGATAAGCAGCCTAATAAAAATCAACCCAACATTTTTCTAA
- a CDS encoding restriction endonuclease: MPIPDYETVMLPFLKSLKDNKEHSLNEVREQIYSAFNLTEKEQKELLPSEFEPIINNRIRWARLYLEKAELIETTRRGFYKITERGNKALRTKPSRINVNYLKRFPEFVKFVKPKETKEETQKENKRKDKNEPLNPIEKLEEAHQRIKTELIEELLKEIVKVSPRFFENIIVELLLKMGYGGSRKDAGRAIGQSGDQGIDGIIKEDRLGLDKIFLQAKRWTATVGSPEIHRFVGALKGQGANKGIFITTSNYSKEAITYTEKIDSPKIVLIDGQKLAELMIEFNIGVSEVTSYEVKKIDLDYFAEE, encoded by the coding sequence ATGCCCATCCCTGACTACGAAACTGTCATGCTCCCATTTTTAAAGTCTCTGAAGGATAACAAAGAGCACTCGTTGAATGAAGTCAGAGAACAAATTTACAGTGCTTTTAACTTGACTGAAAAGGAGCAAAAAGAACTTTTGCCAAGCGAGTTTGAGCCGATCATAAACAATAGGATAAGATGGGCAAGATTATACTTAGAAAAAGCAGAACTTATAGAAACAACCAGAAGAGGGTTTTATAAAATAACAGAAAGGGGAAACAAAGCATTAAGAACCAAACCCTCCAGAATAAACGTTAATTATCTTAAACGATTTCCTGAATTCGTGAAGTTCGTAAAACCAAAAGAAACAAAAGAGGAGACACAAAAGGAGAACAAACGAAAAGATAAAAACGAACCATTGAACCCAATTGAAAAACTTGAAGAAGCCCATCAGAGAATAAAAACTGAGTTAATTGAAGAACTGCTTAAAGAAATCGTTAAAGTGTCTCCGCGTTTTTTTGAAAATATAATTGTTGAACTTTTATTAAAAATGGGGTATGGCGGTTCAAGAAAAGATGCGGGAAGGGCAATAGGTCAAAGCGGCGATCAAGGCATCGATGGAATAATAAAGGAAGACCGGTTAGGACTTGACAAAATCTTCCTTCAAGCCAAAAGATGGACTGCAACCGTGGGAAGCCCAGAAATACACAGATTTGTCGGAGCATTAAAAGGGCAAGGTGCAAACAAAGGCATTTTTATAACCACATCCAATTATTCGAAAGAAGCAATTACTTATACAGAAAAAATAGACTCACCAAAAATAGTCTTAATAGACGGACAAAAACTGGCAGAATTAATGATTGAGTTTAATATCGGTGTCTCAGAAGTAACAAGTTATGAAGTTAAAAAAATTGATTTAGACTACTTTGCAGAAGAATAA
- a CDS encoding TRAM domain-containing protein, which produces MQVDQEYEFDIIQMSPNGEGIAKVKGYSVFINGAKTGEHVRARVKRVDLLCADAELTR; this is translated from the coding sequence GTGCAGGTAGATCAGGAATACGAGTTTGACATAATTCAAATGAGCCCCAATGGAGAAGGAATAGCCAAAGTCAAAGGTTACTCAGTTTTCATTAACGGCGCCAAAACCGGTGAGCATGTACGTGCACGAGTCAAACGTGTGGACCTCCTTTGTGCAGACGCTGAACTCACCCGATAG
- a CDS encoding inorganic phosphate transporter produces the protein MLLSIALVALTFLAVMLVSGNNLSACVGPAVGSRIITKRFGMFLGAAGFAVGLLAQGSAMAQSVGVLFPEASAVLRLEALLVSILVFVVASVMRVPMSLNMSLVGLLAGFSVAGNAGLSGNYMLLVSFTWVFAPVAAFVFAYFLIRSLTRSWPRNFWRRLQAYKVLLIVLSFTSAYVLGANTLGLIVATGGFDAFTVLAAVGGIFAGSFLLGEGAISRISEEFFSMRYANAEATLIASTILVEAATIFNIPLSNTQTTTAAVFGTGFAYKTRFVSLKPFLIILLGWVAAPLLSFLVGLLLG, from the coding sequence ATGTTGCTCTCAATTGCCCTTGTGGCATTAACCTTTCTGGCGGTTATGCTGGTTTCAGGCAATAACCTGTCGGCATGCGTAGGACCAGCAGTAGGTTCCCGAATCATAACCAAACGCTTTGGTATGTTTCTGGGGGCAGCAGGGTTTGCAGTTGGGCTTTTGGCGCAAGGTTCAGCTATGGCGCAATCAGTGGGGGTGTTGTTTCCTGAAGCTTCGGCAGTCTTGCGGCTGGAGGCTTTGCTTGTTTCGATTTTAGTTTTTGTTGTAGCATCAGTAATGCGCGTGCCGATGTCGTTGAATATGTCATTGGTTGGTCTGCTTGCTGGATTCTCAGTCGCGGGCAATGCAGGCTTAAGCGGCAACTATATGCTTCTGGTGTCTTTCACTTGGGTTTTTGCCCCAGTAGCCGCATTCGTTTTTGCCTACTTCTTGATCCGAAGCCTGACCCGCAGCTGGCCAAGAAATTTCTGGCGTCGACTACAAGCATACAAAGTACTGCTAATTGTGCTGTCGTTTACTTCGGCTTACGTCTTGGGCGCCAACACACTTGGATTAATTGTTGCCACAGGAGGCTTTGATGCATTCACGGTTTTGGCGGCGGTTGGAGGGATATTTGCAGGTTCGTTTCTTTTGGGCGAAGGCGCGATAAGTAGAATCTCGGAGGAATTCTTTTCAATGCGGTACGCAAACGCAGAAGCAACCTTGATAGCATCCACCATTTTAGTGGAGGCAGCTACAATTTTCAATATTCCCCTATCCAATACACAAACAACCACCGCAGCAGTTTTTGGAACGGGATTTGCCTACAAAACAAGGTTTGTTTCACTTAAGCCCTTTTTGATTATACTGTTGGGGTGGGTTGCCGCGCCTCTGCTAAGTTTTCTTGTGGGCTTACTTTTAGGTTAG